One window of Gloeothece citriformis PCC 7424 genomic DNA carries:
- a CDS encoding DUF7219 family protein: protein MKKSDQNPKINSNSIDKTLFLYPLKSYRGEFSPKNLIFNANLQEFAQRVSFMVGLHTNGKLSSEETYAKIAQLWLELKHSQESTEIDSME, encoded by the coding sequence ATGAAAAAATCAGACCAAAATCCAAAGATAAATTCTAACTCAATAGACAAAACTCTATTTTTATACCCCTTAAAATCTTATCGGGGAGAATTTTCGCCAAAAAACTTAATTTTTAATGCTAATTTACAAGAATTTGCCCAGAGAGTCAGTTTTATGGTAGGGTTACACACTAACGGCAAGTTATCGTCAGAAGAAACTTATGCAAAAATCGCTCAACTTTGGTTAGAGCTAAAACACTCTCAAGAGTCCACAGAAATTGATAGTATGGAATAA
- a CDS encoding metal ABC transporter permease, with the protein MLTILLEPLQYSFMQRSLIEAIIVGVICAIVGSYLMVQRLALLGDAISHSVLPGLAVAFLWGMNIFVGAFIAGLISTILINIIRTRSNLKEDAAMGIVFSAFFALGITLITIIQKDNKIDLNHFLFGNILGVTVSDVRDTLIIAVIIILIVVLLYKELHFYTFDRLGAQAVGLPVHLLELGLMILIGLTIVASLKTVGVILVLSLLITPAATAYLLVKRLHQVMILGVGLGVISSISGMYLSYFYNLPSGPAIVLVASGLFVLAFLFSPSQGILTYRASASNQSLLWQELKRLIRFP; encoded by the coding sequence ATGTTAACTATTTTATTAGAACCCTTACAGTATAGTTTTATGCAGCGCTCCCTCATAGAAGCCATTATTGTGGGAGTAATTTGTGCGATTGTGGGCAGTTATTTAATGGTGCAACGATTAGCCTTATTAGGAGATGCCATTAGTCACTCGGTTTTACCGGGTTTAGCGGTTGCCTTTTTATGGGGAATGAATATTTTTGTTGGGGCTTTTATTGCGGGTCTAATTAGCACAATTTTAATTAATATAATTCGGACTCGTTCTAATTTAAAAGAAGATGCAGCAATGGGAATCGTCTTCTCTGCATTTTTTGCGTTAGGTATTACTTTAATTACAATTATCCAAAAAGATAATAAAATTGACCTCAATCATTTTCTCTTTGGCAATATTTTAGGAGTCACTGTGAGCGATGTGAGAGACACTCTCATTATTGCGGTAATTATCATTTTAATAGTCGTTTTACTGTATAAAGAATTACATTTTTATACCTTTGATAGATTGGGGGCGCAAGCTGTGGGTTTACCAGTGCATTTATTAGAGTTAGGATTAATGATTTTGATCGGGTTAACGATTGTGGCTAGCCTCAAAACCGTAGGGGTTATCCTAGTTTTATCCCTATTAATTACTCCTGCTGCAACCGCCTATCTATTAGTTAAACGGCTTCATCAAGTCATGATATTAGGAGTAGGACTTGGAGTTATATCTAGTATTAGTGGAATGTATTTGAGTTACTTCTATAATTTGCCCTCAGGCCCAGCTATTGTTTTGGTTGCATCCGGGTTATTTGTCTTAGCATTTTTATTCAGTCCCAGTCAAGGTATTTTAACTTATCGGGCTTCCGCTTCTAATCAATCTTTATTATGGCAAGAATTGAAGCGGTTAATCCGTTTTCCCTAA
- a CDS encoding cation diffusion facilitator family transporter, whose translation MSLHHNHNHNHNHDHNHHAPNFNRAFIIGTILNVGFVVIEAGFGFLTNSLALLADAGHNFSDVLGLLLAWGASWLTSRRPTARYTYGFRRSSIFAALINGILLFVALIFITIEAVQRLANPVPISEMTIIIVALIGVVINTITALLFMSGRKGDLNIRGAFLHMAADALISVGVVLAGIAMMVTGWLWFDPVVSLIIVVVIAVGTWNLLQESVNLALDAVPTGINPQAVRTYLRELPGVMAVHDLHIWAMSTTEPVLTVHLVMPEGNPGDEFLSRINEELDHNFGIEHTTIQIESDHLNSSCSQRFCCD comes from the coding sequence ATGTCCCTTCACCATAATCATAATCATAATCATAATCATGACCATAACCATCATGCTCCTAATTTTAATCGAGCGTTTATTATTGGTACAATTTTAAATGTTGGGTTTGTGGTTATTGAGGCGGGTTTTGGTTTTTTAACTAATTCTTTAGCCCTATTAGCAGATGCCGGTCATAATTTTAGTGATGTATTAGGATTATTACTCGCCTGGGGGGCAAGTTGGTTAACCAGTCGTCGTCCTACTGCCCGTTATACTTATGGGTTTCGTCGGTCTTCGATTTTTGCCGCTTTAATTAACGGGATTCTACTGTTTGTGGCGTTAATCTTTATTACTATAGAAGCGGTTCAAAGATTAGCTAATCCAGTTCCTATTTCTGAAATGACGATTATAATTGTCGCTTTAATTGGTGTTGTTATTAATACTATCACTGCCCTTTTATTTATGTCAGGACGTAAAGGAGATTTAAATATTAGAGGGGCATTTTTACACATGGCGGCTGATGCGTTGATATCTGTGGGGGTGGTATTAGCCGGAATTGCGATGATGGTAACAGGTTGGTTATGGTTTGATCCGGTGGTGAGTTTAATTATTGTCGTGGTGATTGCTGTGGGGACTTGGAACTTATTACAAGAGTCGGTTAATTTAGCCTTAGATGCTGTTCCCACTGGAATTAATCCCCAAGCGGTTCGTACTTATTTAAGAGAATTACCGGGAGTCATGGCGGTTCATGATTTACATATTTGGGCGATGAGTACCACTGAACCGGTTTTAACTGTTCATTTGGTGATGCCGGAGGGGAATCCAGGAGACGAGTTTTTATCTCGAATTAATGAAGAATTAGATCATAATTTTGGCATTGAACACACAACGATTCAAATTGAAAGCGATCATTTGAATTCCTCTTGTTCTCAACGATTTTGTTGCGACTGA
- a CDS encoding metal ABC transporter ATP-binding protein yields the protein MQANSLKPHATIDVVHLGVSYRSVQALQDITLKVLSGRLTGVIGPNGAGKSTLIKGMLGLIPINQGIVTYQGQPLTEQLGRVAYVPQRSQIDWTYPATVWDVVMMGRIRKTGWFKRFSSISRRKAAEGLERVGMEAYKTRPIGQLSGGQQQRVFLARSLAQEADIFFFDEPFVGVDQKTENIIFDIFRQLAAEGKVVLVVNHDLGNSITNFDDLILLNRELISVGMRQKVLREDNLYHAYGGKVAFFNEQAA from the coding sequence ATGCAAGCTAACTCATTGAAACCTCATGCCACTATTGATGTAGTGCATTTAGGGGTGTCTTATCGCAGTGTTCAGGCTTTACAGGATATCACCTTAAAAGTGTTATCAGGACGATTAACGGGGGTTATTGGCCCGAATGGGGCGGGAAAAAGTACCTTAATTAAAGGTATGTTAGGCTTAATCCCGATTAATCAAGGAATTGTCACTTATCAGGGTCAACCGTTAACCGAACAATTAGGCCGGGTGGCTTACGTTCCCCAGCGATCGCAGATAGACTGGACTTATCCGGCTACGGTGTGGGATGTGGTGATGATGGGAAGAATCCGCAAAACGGGCTGGTTTAAGCGATTTTCCTCGATAAGTCGGCGCAAAGCAGCAGAAGGTTTAGAAAGGGTGGGAATGGAAGCTTATAAAACTCGTCCCATCGGACAGTTATCGGGAGGACAGCAACAACGGGTATTTTTAGCGAGATCTTTAGCGCAAGAGGCGGATATATTTTTCTTTGATGAACCGTTTGTCGGGGTTGATCAAAAAACAGAAAATATTATCTTTGATATTTTTCGGCAGTTAGCGGCAGAGGGAAAAGTCGTTTTAGTGGTTAATCATGATTTAGGGAACTCTATCACTAATTTTGATGATTTAATTTTGTTAAATAGGGAATTAATTTCTGTGGGGATGAGACAAAAGGTACTTAGAGAAGATAATCTTTATCATGCTTATGGGGGTAAAGTGGCCTTTTTTAATGAACAAGCGGCCTAA
- a CDS encoding metal ABC transporter solute-binding protein, Zn/Mn family encodes MRNQISPIIYFGLLLGLLMSSCQPQRGETPEGETKPRVVSTSTIIADLTERVGGDEIDHQGILEPGADPHIYEPVPADSVALEKADLILYNGYNLEPGLIKIMNAAGVNAKKVAVGEVVKPLDLDYQGKTVPDPHVWGDAENGIKMVNAIRDQLIELSPEDRQEFTENAEKLTQELKSLDSWITEQIQSIPENNRQLVTTHDAFQYYAQAYGLEIPGTLIGISTEEQPSAQTVKNLSEAIAKTQVPAIFAETTINPALIKAVAEEAGVKLAPTELYSDSIGASGSEGDSYIKMLKSNTNVIVEALK; translated from the coding sequence ATGAGAAACCAAATCAGCCCTATAATATATTTCGGATTGCTGTTGGGACTGTTAATGAGTAGCTGTCAACCCCAACGAGGAGAAACCCCCGAAGGAGAAACTAAACCGAGAGTGGTTTCTACCAGTACCATCATTGCGGACTTGACAGAACGAGTGGGAGGAGATGAAATAGACCATCAGGGAATACTCGAACCGGGTGCAGATCCCCATATTTATGAACCGGTACCGGCGGATAGTGTCGCCTTAGAAAAAGCGGATCTCATTTTGTATAACGGTTATAATTTAGAGCCAGGGTTAATTAAAATCATGAATGCAGCCGGAGTAAATGCTAAAAAAGTGGCTGTAGGAGAGGTTGTTAAACCCCTAGACTTAGATTATCAAGGAAAAACCGTTCCCGATCCTCATGTTTGGGGAGATGCGGAAAATGGGATTAAAATGGTGAATGCCATTCGAGACCAGTTGATCGAACTTTCTCCCGAAGATCGTCAAGAATTTACCGAAAATGCCGAAAAGTTGACTCAGGAATTAAAAAGTCTTGATAGTTGGATTACGGAGCAAATACAGTCTATTCCCGAAAATAACCGCCAATTAGTCACCACTCATGATGCTTTTCAATATTATGCTCAGGCTTATGGGTTAGAGATACCCGGAACGTTGATCGGAATTTCTACTGAAGAACAACCCAGTGCCCAAACCGTTAAAAATTTATCAGAAGCGATCGCAAAAACTCAAGTTCCTGCTATTTTTGCCGAAACCACGATCAACCCGGCTTTAATTAAAGCGGTTGCCGAAGAAGCGGGGGTTAAATTAGCCCCAACAGAACTCTATTCCGATTCGATCGGGGCATCGGGAAGTGAGGGAGATAGTTATATTAAGATGTTAAAATCCAATACTAATGTGATCGTAGAAGCCTTAAAATAA
- the rpsD gene encoding 30S ribosomal protein S4: MARYRGPRLRVVRRLGELPGLTRKNARRAYPPGQHGQNRRKRSEYAIRLEEKQKLRFNYGVSEKQLIRYVRRARRATGSTGQTLLQLLEMRLDNTVFRLGMAGTIPAARQLVNHGHILVNDRVVDIASYQCRPGDVIKVRDQDKSRKLVQANMEYPGLANLPSHLEFDKNTLIGKVNGVIEREWIALNINELLVVEYYSRQA; this comes from the coding sequence ATGGCTCGTTATCGAGGTCCCAGATTAAGAGTAGTCCGACGATTAGGGGAATTACCCGGATTAACCCGTAAAAATGCGCGTCGCGCTTATCCCCCTGGACAACACGGTCAAAACCGTAGAAAACGCTCAGAATACGCCATCCGTCTCGAAGAAAAGCAGAAATTACGGTTTAACTATGGCGTAAGTGAAAAACAGTTAATTCGTTATGTGCGTCGTGCCCGTCGTGCCACTGGTTCAACGGGACAAACTTTATTACAATTGCTAGAAATGCGCTTAGATAATACCGTTTTTCGCTTAGGGATGGCGGGAACAATTCCGGCAGCACGTCAATTAGTGAATCATGGTCATATTTTGGTCAATGACAGAGTTGTAGATATTGCCAGTTATCAATGTCGGCCAGGAGATGTGATTAAAGTTAGAGATCAAGATAAATCTCGTAAATTGGTTCAGGCTAATATGGAATATCCCGGTTTAGCTAACCTACCCTCTCATCTAGAGTTTGACAAAAATACCTTAATTGGTAAAGTTAATGGAGTGATTGAGCGGGAATGGATCGCCCTCAACATTAATGAACTGCTCGTCGTTGAGTATTATTCTCGTCAAGCGTAA
- a CDS encoding glycosyltransferase family 2 protein, producing MKKLIIQIPCYNEEATLGLTLSKLPRQIPGVDKVEWLIINDGSIDKTVEVAKACKVDHIVNFEHNQGLAKAFMAGIEACLKAGADIIVNTDADNQYNAADIPKLIQPILDGDAEIVVGARPIEEIEHFSPVKKMLQKLGSWVVRIASKTKIPDAPSGFRAISRNAALRLNVFNEYTYTLETIIQAGQKGIRITSVPIRTNNYLRPSRLVKSIPTYIQRSILTIIRIFMTYQPLQFFTILGSVPFTVGFLLCLRWIILYLGILGDSPDKPRTPSLIFAAILIIIGFQLWMFGLIADLMSVNRKLLEDIQLRIRKSDLNSPHK from the coding sequence ATGAAAAAACTGATTATTCAGATTCCTTGTTATAACGAAGAAGCGACACTAGGATTAACTCTATCTAAATTACCTCGTCAAATTCCTGGGGTTGATAAAGTAGAGTGGTTGATTATTAATGATGGAAGTATTGATAAAACGGTAGAAGTTGCCAAAGCTTGTAAAGTAGATCATATTGTTAATTTTGAGCATAATCAAGGGTTAGCTAAAGCTTTTATGGCGGGTATAGAAGCTTGTTTAAAAGCCGGGGCTGATATTATTGTTAATACTGATGCGGATAATCAATATAATGCGGCTGATATCCCCAAACTAATTCAACCTATTTTAGACGGTGATGCCGAAATTGTTGTCGGCGCTAGACCTATTGAAGAAATTGAACATTTTTCTCCTGTCAAGAAAATGTTACAAAAATTAGGAAGTTGGGTGGTTCGCATAGCCAGTAAAACCAAGATTCCTGATGCTCCCAGTGGGTTTCGGGCAATTAGTCGTAATGCCGCCCTACGTCTCAATGTTTTTAATGAATATACCTATACGTTAGAAACTATTATACAGGCAGGACAGAAAGGCATCAGGATTACTTCTGTTCCTATTAGAACAAATAATTATCTTCGTCCTTCCCGTTTGGTTAAAAGTATTCCGACTTATATTCAACGGTCTATTTTGACGATTATTCGGATTTTTATGACCTATCAACCTCTCCAGTTTTTCACCATTTTGGGGAGTGTTCCGTTTACGGTAGGCTTTTTACTCTGTCTGCGATGGATTATTTTATATTTAGGTATTTTGGGTGATTCTCCGGATAAACCTCGAACCCCTAGCTTAATTTTTGCAGCAATTTTAATTATCATTGGCTTTCAATTATGGATGTTTGGCTTAATTGCTGATTTGATGTCAGTCAACCGAAAATTATTAGAAGATATTCAATTAAGAATCCGAAAATCTGACCTTAATTCTCCTCATAAATAG
- the cobA gene encoding uroporphyrinogen-III C-methyltransferase has translation MTSGKVYLMGAGPGNLDYLTLKGYQVLSIADVLIYDDLVDPQLLQLVPSECIQLYMGKRGGSPSTPQDIINLLLVDFCLQGKQVVRLKGGDPFIFGRANPEIESLVASNCDYEVIPGISSALAAPLLAGIPLTDKNLSRCFVVLSGHDPDSLDWEAIALIDTIVILMGGRSLEAIINHLQDKGRSPTTPIAIIRDCARPQQQIWSGTLETIVDQVAEISLSPTVIVIGDVVTLRQMSSSSSLPLSGKTVLVTRSAEQSSKFSDLLQQQGATVIEMPALEITPPSSWEKLDQAIANLGEFDWLILTSANGVNYFFERLGDRGKDARSLAGVKIAVVGKKTAETLKQQGVLADYIPPDFVADSLIDHFPEELKGKKILFPRVETGGREVLVKELGGQGAKVIEVPAYQSGCPQQINPQAWQALQEKMIDIITFASSKTVQNFYYLLQQALTSNSENSPQGLLEKVCIASIGPQTSKTCYEALGRVDIEAQEYTLEGLTDALIQWVNHS, from the coding sequence ATGACCTCTGGAAAAGTTTATTTAATGGGTGCAGGGCCTGGAAATCTTGACTACCTCACCCTCAAAGGATACCAAGTCCTATCGATCGCAGACGTTTTAATTTATGATGATTTAGTTGATCCTCAACTGTTGCAACTTGTCCCCTCTGAGTGTATTCAGCTTTATATGGGCAAACGAGGCGGCTCACCGAGTACCCCCCAAGATATCATTAATTTACTGTTAGTGGATTTTTGTTTACAGGGTAAACAGGTTGTCAGGTTAAAAGGAGGAGATCCGTTTATTTTTGGTCGGGCTAACCCAGAAATAGAGTCTTTAGTCGCTTCAAACTGTGATTATGAAGTCATACCTGGGATTTCTTCCGCTTTAGCTGCCCCGCTTTTGGCTGGAATTCCCCTAACCGATAAAAATTTAAGTCGATGTTTTGTCGTTCTCAGTGGTCATGACCCAGATAGTTTAGACTGGGAAGCGATCGCCCTTATTGATACCATTGTCATTTTAATGGGGGGACGGTCTCTAGAAGCGATTATTAATCATTTGCAAGACAAAGGTCGATCGCCTACTACTCCTATAGCCATTATCCGAGATTGTGCCCGACCTCAACAACAGATTTGGAGCGGCACATTAGAGACTATAGTAGATCAAGTAGCAGAAATCTCTCTTTCTCCTACTGTAATCGTAATTGGTGATGTAGTTACCCTTAGACAGATGAGTTCTTCTTCCTCTCTTCCCCTCTCTGGTAAAACCGTTTTAGTGACTCGATCGGCGGAACAATCGAGTAAATTTAGCGATCTGTTACAGCAACAAGGGGCGACTGTAATTGAAATGCCGGCTTTAGAAATTACTCCCCCTTCCAGTTGGGAAAAGTTAGATCAAGCGATCGCTAATTTAGGAGAATTTGACTGGTTAATTTTGACTTCTGCTAATGGGGTAAATTATTTTTTTGAACGGTTAGGGGATAGGGGAAAAGATGCCCGGAGTTTAGCAGGAGTTAAAATAGCGGTAGTCGGAAAAAAGACAGCAGAGACTCTTAAACAACAGGGGGTATTAGCAGATTATATTCCTCCTGATTTTGTCGCAGATTCATTAATTGACCATTTTCCAGAAGAGTTAAAAGGGAAAAAAATTCTCTTTCCGAGGGTAGAAACTGGGGGGAGAGAGGTATTAGTCAAAGAGTTAGGAGGACAGGGGGCAAAAGTTATTGAAGTCCCGGCTTATCAGTCAGGATGTCCGCAACAGATTAACCCCCAAGCGTGGCAAGCTTTACAAGAAAAAATGATAGATATTATTACTTTTGCCAGTTCTAAAACGGTGCAAAATTTTTATTATTTACTGCAACAAGCATTAACCTCTAACTCGGAAAATAGCCCTCAAGGTTTATTAGAAAAAGTCTGTATTGCGTCTATTGGCCCTCAAACCTCAAAAACTTGTTATGAAGCATTAGGAAGAGTAGATATAGAAGCCCAAGAATATACTTTAGAAGGGTTAACAGATGCTTTAATTCAATGGGTTAATCATTCGTAG
- a CDS encoding MAPEG family protein → MSHLIPISTLFIGLNGLIAFVLSYIVVMERSKTRLWHGESKQDVAFQSDPLTNPNIVATTVEKLTNALFYDIEGDEGALQRKVRAHANFTEYVPLALLFMIALELMSSPTGLIWVLGGSLTVARIAHGYGVIVTYGPSPGRAIGFFLTWFVYLLGAGACIYYGMQELI, encoded by the coding sequence ATGAGTCATCTAATTCCTATTTCAACCCTTTTTATTGGACTTAACGGGTTAATTGCCTTTGTTCTTTCCTATATAGTGGTAATGGAACGGTCAAAAACTCGTCTTTGGCACGGAGAATCTAAACAGGATGTCGCTTTTCAAAGCGATCCTTTAACTAACCCCAATATTGTTGCTACTACGGTAGAAAAGTTGACAAATGCTCTTTTTTATGATATTGAAGGAGATGAAGGAGCGTTACAGCGAAAAGTCCGCGCCCATGCCAATTTTACTGAATATGTTCCTCTTGCTTTACTGTTTATGATTGCCCTAGAGTTAATGTCTTCTCCGACTGGGTTAATCTGGGTTTTAGGGGGCAGTTTAACGGTAGCGCGGATTGCTCATGGATATGGTGTAATTGTGACTTATGGGCCTTCTCCTGGACGGGCGATCGGGTTTTTTCTGACTTGGTTTGTCTATTTGCTTGGTGCAGGGGCTTGCATTTATTATGGAATGCAGGAATTGATATAA
- a CDS encoding L-threonylcarbamoyladenylate synthase, protein MPLPTAQRSINLVREIEDFLEAGEVIILPTDISYILVAHAFKPRAIAKIAQLKGWNSPQPLILLTNRKKVEEFGVVSPASGKLIDHFPYPITLIIPKKKSIPDSITAQHSSLFIACPDQFIYDLVDQISFPMVCTTAGFSADYKARRYRTAIQLFEGQVPLIVDGGDCKYDSKGTLIDCTLETPTILNFGTVSVDDLREILPEIELPSHLRK, encoded by the coding sequence ATGCCCCTACCAACGGCACAACGTTCAATTAACTTAGTCAGAGAGATTGAAGATTTCTTAGAAGCAGGAGAGGTCATCATCTTACCTACGGATATATCTTATATATTAGTAGCTCATGCTTTTAAACCAAGAGCGATCGCTAAAATTGCTCAACTGAAGGGTTGGAATTCTCCTCAACCGTTAATATTACTGACGAACCGCAAAAAAGTAGAGGAATTTGGGGTTGTCAGTCCTGCTAGTGGTAAACTAATTGATCATTTTCCCTATCCCATAACCCTAATTATCCCGAAAAAAAAGAGTATTCCTGATTCTATTACCGCGCAACATTCGTCTTTATTTATTGCTTGTCCGGATCAATTTATCTATGATTTAGTAGATCAGATATCTTTTCCGATGGTTTGTACAACGGCGGGTTTTTCTGCTGATTATAAAGCTAGACGCTACCGAACAGCGATACAACTCTTTGAAGGACAAGTCCCTTTAATTGTCGATGGAGGAGACTGTAAATATGATAGTAAGGGGACTTTAATTGACTGTACTCTAGAAACTCCGACTATCCTCAATTTTGGGACGGTATCGGTGGATGATTTACGCGAAATTTTACCCGAAATTGAACTCCCGTCACATTTGAGAAAGTAA
- a CDS encoding tetratricopeptide repeat protein — protein MINIPKASLTLLFGLLLSGFPSISPLLAQTNQPISANQNNEQLRELLRQGRKYVDDGNYSQAITLYQQAATLDQENPKIFSGIGYLYSLQGNFPAAVRAYQQALALEPSNPAFYYALGYNLAHTGDYSNAATAYYYAMQLEPKNLKHYIGLGVVLLRQKDYDKAIEVYQWVLALDPNNQEAHEIMGVALLEQKRTSEAISFLENAVEKFPGSTELKLQLASVSLAQGDFDRGLNLLEQVERRDPSNYKIQMKIAIILEKKERYEDALTAYRRATYLDPKSIEANAGIGRVFLAQKDYLGAIVVYKELAELAPNNPDVYYNLGLALKGRDRKQEAKQALEKARQLYQSRNDQEGVKKVDQLLKKK, from the coding sequence ATGATTAACATCCCAAAAGCCAGCCTAACTTTACTTTTTGGTTTACTTCTGAGTGGATTTCCCTCAATTTCTCCCCTTTTAGCTCAAACAAATCAGCCCATATCAGCCAATCAAAATAACGAGCAACTGCGGGAATTACTGCGTCAAGGGCGCAAATATGTTGATGATGGAAACTATTCTCAAGCCATTACTCTCTATCAACAGGCGGCGACTCTCGATCAAGAAAATCCGAAAATTTTTTCGGGGATAGGTTATCTCTACAGTTTACAAGGTAATTTTCCGGCTGCGGTTCGTGCTTATCAACAAGCGTTAGCCCTTGAGCCTTCTAATCCTGCATTCTACTATGCTCTGGGTTATAATCTTGCTCATACAGGGGATTATAGCAATGCCGCTACAGCCTATTATTATGCGATGCAACTTGAGCCTAAAAATCTTAAACACTACATTGGTTTAGGCGTGGTTTTACTGCGGCAAAAAGATTATGATAAGGCGATTGAAGTTTATCAATGGGTATTAGCCTTAGATCCCAATAATCAAGAAGCCCATGAAATTATGGGAGTCGCTTTATTGGAACAAAAACGGACTTCTGAAGCCATTAGTTTCCTGGAAAATGCGGTTGAAAAATTTCCCGGAAGTACAGAGTTAAAGTTACAATTAGCCAGTGTTTCTCTTGCTCAAGGAGATTTCGATCGAGGCTTAAATTTATTAGAACAAGTGGAACGGCGAGATCCGAGTAATTATAAAATTCAGATGAAAATAGCGATTATTTTAGAAAAAAAAGAGCGCTATGAAGATGCTTTAACTGCTTATCGCCGAGCTACTTATCTAGACCCTAAATCGATTGAAGCTAATGCGGGTATTGGACGGGTATTTTTAGCCCAAAAAGATTATCTAGGAGCGATTGTGGTTTATAAGGAATTGGCCGAACTTGCCCCTAATAATCCTGATGTTTATTATAATTTAGGGCTGGCTTTAAAAGGAAGAGATCGTAAACAGGAAGCTAAACAAGCGTTAGAAAAGGCTCGTCAACTCTATCAAAGTAGAAATGATCAAGAAGGGGTCAAAAAAGTCGATCAGTTATTAAAGAAAAAATAA
- the nblB gene encoding phycobilisome degradation protein NblB: MSVTPESVQILINSSDFGERIKGINQLRSLDPKIAFEIIQPLVTDPNARVRYAAVSQLDPLGKQDLDKALELLLDRLRYDSEVDVKAVAADVIGGLKLTTAFEDLQQLYYQTSEWLIQLSIIACLGEFGDPRGFELLESALNSDNNLVKTAAISSLGELGDQKAIAVLMPFLEDEDWQIRYRLVQAFGRLGGEQTRAALEQLSQDSVEQVAQEAKTYLNH, encoded by the coding sequence ATGAGTGTAACTCCAGAATCAGTTCAAATCTTAATTAACTCCAGCGATTTTGGCGAACGGATCAAAGGAATCAATCAACTCCGTTCATTAGATCCCAAGATAGCATTTGAAATCATTCAACCCTTAGTCACCGATCCAAATGCTAGAGTTCGTTATGCGGCAGTGAGTCAGTTAGATCCTCTCGGTAAGCAAGATTTAGATAAAGCGTTAGAATTGTTGCTCGATCGCTTACGCTATGACTCAGAGGTAGATGTCAAAGCGGTTGCTGCCGATGTGATTGGAGGATTAAAACTGACTACAGCCTTTGAAGATTTACAACAGTTATATTATCAAACTTCCGAATGGCTGATCCAATTAAGTATTATTGCTTGTTTGGGAGAATTTGGTGATCCTAGAGGGTTCGAGTTGCTCGAAAGTGCCCTCAACAGTGACAATAACCTAGTTAAAACGGCTGCCATTAGTTCTTTAGGAGAATTGGGAGATCAAAAAGCGATCGCTGTGTTAATGCCTTTTCTGGAAGATGAAGATTGGCAAATTCGCTATCGTTTAGTACAGGCATTTGGGCGCTTGGGAGGGGAACAAACTAGAGCCGCTTTAGAACAATTATCTCAAGATTCGGTTGAGCAAGTTGCCCAAGAAGCAAAAACCTATCTCAATCATTAA
- a CDS encoding DUF29 domain-containing protein codes for MSQVPTDVGKNESDLKKMPIYERDFYQWTIEQAQALREQKLEAIDWINLTDEIESLGNEQLHAVESYLKQLIPHKFKLQYVNDQYSRKGWEDEIDNFLDEIEDRLTNSMRPKIDLDKIYQRARRNVLKRYPLLEKTLPQECPYTLDELVSR; via the coding sequence ATGAGTCAAGTACCTACTGATGTCGGGAAAAATGAATCAGACCTAAAAAAAATGCCGATTTATGAAAGAGACTTTTATCAGTGGACAATAGAACAAGCACAAGCATTACGAGAGCAAAAACTAGAAGCCATAGACTGGATTAATTTAACTGATGAGATAGAATCATTGGGTAATGAGCAACTACACGCTGTTGAAAGTTATTTAAAACAATTAATACCCCATAAGTTTAAGCTCCAATATGTTAATGATCAATATTCTCGTAAGGGTTGGGAAGATGAAATAGACAACTTTTTAGATGAAATTGAAGATCGTTTAACTAATTCCATGAGGCCAAAGATTGACTTAGACAAAATTTATCAACGTGCCAGGCGAAATGTATTAAAAAGATATCCCCTCCTTGAGAAGACACTTCCCCAAGAATGCCCCTACACACTCGATGAGTTAGTTAGCAGATAA